One Triplophysa dalaica isolate WHDGS20190420 chromosome 11, ASM1584641v1, whole genome shotgun sequence genomic window carries:
- the tlr4ba gene encoding toll-like receptor 4b, duplicate a isoform X1: MKYWSTPFYEVNLQKVPFVKNSNLFLINTNFHQDCMAHILCQEVERIYIRALKMNYFTICSIMIFVFIGAVQSCSNMSENQHYSCMGRNLSYIPASIPSSVHTLDFSFNVLKHLQKTVFPVLPFLQVLDLSRCHIKRIENDSFYNLRNLTSLILTGNPVTHFGLECFNVLHNLQRLVLVDVGLTSLQLHINNLTKLQELKVGTNKIQSMTLPSFMSTFTHFSLLDLHANNISIIKSDHTAVLREIGRNMTLILCRNPILHIEPGAFKDIYLKELDIRSAFVSFAAQKVCLNALYGLILKRLILGNYRGTYHFDLLDNEFLNGLCCFYFQEIYFYIIERPMEQLPIFRCMINATNITVKNGVFSEMNHIHFHKMKELYLISGRLDTLPGKILSHLYTLEKLVITNSEVVRAETFIDMPNLRYLDLSSNRLTLTPCCTTLLSGTPQIKYLNLSLNSEIGLRIEAFDGLDSLEILDFHHTRVLDLGHFSLLYILKNLRYLDVSYSSITFDNVHCFHGLISLNVLKIAGNNFQSDVTRYVFKNLTCLEYLDLSYCHLAELHPNSFKDLQNLQMLILSGNKLMTVDFLTFSNLEKLTSLYVNKNSITSISLDVLQKLPTNLSVFDLSSNPIECSCARTDFVLWIIEHRGILEQPQNILCKSFSASSDFPAIDFDINRCVYNTRLTVILLICCVIAVTVLSAVVYRFQFHLKYCCILLKGYKLPKQQECSYDAFVIFSSYDEMWVMNELVENLENGVPPVHLCLHMRDFEPGKSIASNIIDEGIMGSQKVIVVVSQHFIDSAWCRFEFELAQSWFVMERNANIIIIILEDVEERKTKKVFGLHKHLKKNTYLKWSRDPLSNMRFWIRLRKAVIATKK; encoded by the exons ATGAAGTATTGGTCTACTCCTTTCTATGAGGTTAATTTACAGAAAGTTCCCTTTGTTAAAAACTCTAATTTGTTCCTCATAAATACCAACTTCCACCAAGACTGCATGGCTCACATTTTATGCCAGGAGGTTGAGAGAATCTACATAAGAGCACTTAAGATGAATTACTTTACTATATGTTCTATTatgatatttgttttcattggtGCTGTTCAGTCATGCTCAAAC ATGAGTGAGAATCAACACTACTCGTGCATGGGAAGAAACCTCAGCTACATCCCAGCTAGTATACCCTCTTCTGTTCACACACTGGATTTCAGCTTTAATGTCTTGAAACACTTACAGAAAACTGTATTCCCAGTTCTGCCTTTTCTGCAAGTTCTTGATCTGTCAAG aTGTCACATCAAACGCATAGAAAATGATTCTTTCTACAATTTGAGGAATTTAACTTCTTTGATTCTGACTGGAAACCCTGTTACACATTTTGGActtgaatgttttaatgttttacataaTCTACAGCGACTAGTTCTTGTGGATGTTGGGctgacttctttacaacttCATATCAATAATTTAACCAAGCTACAGGAACTTAAAGTGGGAACAAATAAAATTCAGTCCATGACTCTCCCTTCATTCATGAGCACCTTCACACACTTCAGTTTACTCGATCTACATGCCAATAATATATCCATCATAAAGTCTGACCACACCGCTGTGTTACGAGAGATTGGCAGAAATATGACTTTAATACTGTGTAGGAATCCAATATTACACATAGAACCAGGAGctttcaaagacatttatctGAAAGAGCTGGACATACGGTCTGCTTTTGTCTCATTTGCTGCTCAAAAAGTTTGTCTAAATGCTCTCTATGGTCTTATTTTGAAAAGGTTAATATTAGGAAATTACAGGGGGACATACCACTTTGACTTATTGGATAATGAGTTTTTAAATGGcctttgctgtttttattttcaggagatttatttttatattatagaaAGGCCTATGGAGCAATTACCCATCTTTCGGTGTATGATTAATGCCACAAATATAACAGTAAAGAATGGAGTGTTTTCTGAAATGAATCATATACATTTCCATAAAATGAAGGagctttatttaatttctggTAGATTAGACACGTTGCCAGGCAAAATACTTTCACATCTCTATACTTTAGAAAAACTTGTAATAACAAATAGTGAAGTTGTCCGAGCAGAAACCTTTATAGACATGCCAAATCTTCGGTATTTAGATCTAAGCTCTAACCGACTGACATTAACACCATGCTGTACAACACTTTTGTCTGGCACACCTCAAATCAAATACTTGAATTTAAGCCTGAATTCAGAAATTGGACTTCGCATTGAAGCATTTGATGGTCTTGATTCCCTTGAGATTTTGGATTTTCATCATACAAGGGTTTTAGATTTGGGACACTTCTcacttttgtatattttaaagaatttgagGTACCTGGATGTCTCTTATTCAAGTATCACATTTGATaatgttcattgttttcatgGGCTGATCAGTCTAAATGTTCTTAAGATTGCTGGCAACAATTTTCAGAGTGATGTGACACGATATGTCTTTAAAAATCTTACTTGTTTAGAGTATCTGGATTTGTCAtattgtcatttagcagaattGCACCCAAACTCTTTCAAAGATCTTCAAAATCTTCAAATGTTGATTCTCAGTGGAAACAAGTTAATGACTGTAGATTTTCTCACCTTTTCAAACTTGGAGAAATTAACATcactttatgtaaataaaaacagcattacTAGTATTTCACTTGATGTTCTCCAGAAGTTACCCACAAACCTTTCAGTGTTCGACTTGTCCTCTAATCCCATCGAATGTTCCTGTGCTCGCACAGATTTTGTTTTGTGGATTATCGAACATCGAGGAATTTTGGAGCAGCCGCAAAACATATTATGTAAATCCTTTTCAGCAAGCTCAGATTTTCCAGCTATTGATTTTGACATTAACAGGTGTGTGTACAACACAAGACTCACAGTTATTTTATTGATCTGTTGTGTGATAGCAGTTACAGTTTTATCAGCTGTGGTTTATAGATTCCAGTTTCATCTGAAATACTGCTGTATACTACTGAAAGGTTATAAGTTACCCAAACAACAAGAATGTTCCTATGATGCCTTTGTGATTTTCTCAAGCTATGATGAAATGTGGGTCATGAATGAACTGGTGGAAAATCTGGAGAACGGTGTTCCACCTGTTCACCTTTGCCTTCACATGCGAGACTTTGAACCCGGCAAATCCATCGCCTCCAACATTATAGATGAAGGAATAATGGGTAGCCAGAAGGTGATTGTGGTGGTGTCTCAACACTTCATTGATAGTGCCTGGTGTCGCTTTGAGTTTGAATTAGCTCAGTCCTGGTTTGTGATGGAACGAAATgccaacatcatcatcatcattctggAAGATGTGGAGGAGAGAAAAACGAAAAAAGTGTTTGGTCTTCATAAACATCTGAAAAAGAACACATACCTGAAATGGAGCAGAGATCCTCTGAGTAACATGAGATTTTGGATTCGAC
- the tlr4ba gene encoding toll-like receptor 4b, duplicate a isoform X2 has product MSENQHYSCMGRNLSYIPASIPSSVHTLDFSFNVLKHLQKTVFPVLPFLQVLDLSRCHIKRIENDSFYNLRNLTSLILTGNPVTHFGLECFNVLHNLQRLVLVDVGLTSLQLHINNLTKLQELKVGTNKIQSMTLPSFMSTFTHFSLLDLHANNISIIKSDHTAVLREIGRNMTLILCRNPILHIEPGAFKDIYLKELDIRSAFVSFAAQKVCLNALYGLILKRLILGNYRGTYHFDLLDNEFLNGLCCFYFQEIYFYIIERPMEQLPIFRCMINATNITVKNGVFSEMNHIHFHKMKELYLISGRLDTLPGKILSHLYTLEKLVITNSEVVRAETFIDMPNLRYLDLSSNRLTLTPCCTTLLSGTPQIKYLNLSLNSEIGLRIEAFDGLDSLEILDFHHTRVLDLGHFSLLYILKNLRYLDVSYSSITFDNVHCFHGLISLNVLKIAGNNFQSDVTRYVFKNLTCLEYLDLSYCHLAELHPNSFKDLQNLQMLILSGNKLMTVDFLTFSNLEKLTSLYVNKNSITSISLDVLQKLPTNLSVFDLSSNPIECSCARTDFVLWIIEHRGILEQPQNILCKSFSASSDFPAIDFDINRCVYNTRLTVILLICCVIAVTVLSAVVYRFQFHLKYCCILLKGYKLPKQQECSYDAFVIFSSYDEMWVMNELVENLENGVPPVHLCLHMRDFEPGKSIASNIIDEGIMGSQKVIVVVSQHFIDSAWCRFEFELAQSWFVMERNANIIIIILEDVEERKTKKVFGLHKHLKKNTYLKWSRDPLSNMRFWIRLRKAVIATKK; this is encoded by the exons ATGAGTGAGAATCAACACTACTCGTGCATGGGAAGAAACCTCAGCTACATCCCAGCTAGTATACCCTCTTCTGTTCACACACTGGATTTCAGCTTTAATGTCTTGAAACACTTACAGAAAACTGTATTCCCAGTTCTGCCTTTTCTGCAAGTTCTTGATCTGTCAAG aTGTCACATCAAACGCATAGAAAATGATTCTTTCTACAATTTGAGGAATTTAACTTCTTTGATTCTGACTGGAAACCCTGTTACACATTTTGGActtgaatgttttaatgttttacataaTCTACAGCGACTAGTTCTTGTGGATGTTGGGctgacttctttacaacttCATATCAATAATTTAACCAAGCTACAGGAACTTAAAGTGGGAACAAATAAAATTCAGTCCATGACTCTCCCTTCATTCATGAGCACCTTCACACACTTCAGTTTACTCGATCTACATGCCAATAATATATCCATCATAAAGTCTGACCACACCGCTGTGTTACGAGAGATTGGCAGAAATATGACTTTAATACTGTGTAGGAATCCAATATTACACATAGAACCAGGAGctttcaaagacatttatctGAAAGAGCTGGACATACGGTCTGCTTTTGTCTCATTTGCTGCTCAAAAAGTTTGTCTAAATGCTCTCTATGGTCTTATTTTGAAAAGGTTAATATTAGGAAATTACAGGGGGACATACCACTTTGACTTATTGGATAATGAGTTTTTAAATGGcctttgctgtttttattttcaggagatttatttttatattatagaaAGGCCTATGGAGCAATTACCCATCTTTCGGTGTATGATTAATGCCACAAATATAACAGTAAAGAATGGAGTGTTTTCTGAAATGAATCATATACATTTCCATAAAATGAAGGagctttatttaatttctggTAGATTAGACACGTTGCCAGGCAAAATACTTTCACATCTCTATACTTTAGAAAAACTTGTAATAACAAATAGTGAAGTTGTCCGAGCAGAAACCTTTATAGACATGCCAAATCTTCGGTATTTAGATCTAAGCTCTAACCGACTGACATTAACACCATGCTGTACAACACTTTTGTCTGGCACACCTCAAATCAAATACTTGAATTTAAGCCTGAATTCAGAAATTGGACTTCGCATTGAAGCATTTGATGGTCTTGATTCCCTTGAGATTTTGGATTTTCATCATACAAGGGTTTTAGATTTGGGACACTTCTcacttttgtatattttaaagaatttgagGTACCTGGATGTCTCTTATTCAAGTATCACATTTGATaatgttcattgttttcatgGGCTGATCAGTCTAAATGTTCTTAAGATTGCTGGCAACAATTTTCAGAGTGATGTGACACGATATGTCTTTAAAAATCTTACTTGTTTAGAGTATCTGGATTTGTCAtattgtcatttagcagaattGCACCCAAACTCTTTCAAAGATCTTCAAAATCTTCAAATGTTGATTCTCAGTGGAAACAAGTTAATGACTGTAGATTTTCTCACCTTTTCAAACTTGGAGAAATTAACATcactttatgtaaataaaaacagcattacTAGTATTTCACTTGATGTTCTCCAGAAGTTACCCACAAACCTTTCAGTGTTCGACTTGTCCTCTAATCCCATCGAATGTTCCTGTGCTCGCACAGATTTTGTTTTGTGGATTATCGAACATCGAGGAATTTTGGAGCAGCCGCAAAACATATTATGTAAATCCTTTTCAGCAAGCTCAGATTTTCCAGCTATTGATTTTGACATTAACAGGTGTGTGTACAACACAAGACTCACAGTTATTTTATTGATCTGTTGTGTGATAGCAGTTACAGTTTTATCAGCTGTGGTTTATAGATTCCAGTTTCATCTGAAATACTGCTGTATACTACTGAAAGGTTATAAGTTACCCAAACAACAAGAATGTTCCTATGATGCCTTTGTGATTTTCTCAAGCTATGATGAAATGTGGGTCATGAATGAACTGGTGGAAAATCTGGAGAACGGTGTTCCACCTGTTCACCTTTGCCTTCACATGCGAGACTTTGAACCCGGCAAATCCATCGCCTCCAACATTATAGATGAAGGAATAATGGGTAGCCAGAAGGTGATTGTGGTGGTGTCTCAACACTTCATTGATAGTGCCTGGTGTCGCTTTGAGTTTGAATTAGCTCAGTCCTGGTTTGTGATGGAACGAAATgccaacatcatcatcatcattctggAAGATGTGGAGGAGAGAAAAACGAAAAAAGTGTTTGGTCTTCATAAACATCTGAAAAAGAACACATACCTGAAATGGAGCAGAGATCCTCTGAGTAACATGAGATTTTGGATTCGAC